CTGCCCGACCGAGGCGATCACCCGCGACCTCAAGCCCGAGGGCGGCGCCCGGCTGCTGCTCGATCTCTCCGCCTGCACCGGCTGCATGGCCTGCCTGCGCTCCTGCCCGCCTCAGGCCATCCACGCCCAGGACGAGTGGCTGGAGGCCGCCTTCCACCTCCCGATCCTGCTGCGCGACAGCGACTCGGTGATGTAGCCGGAGTGAAAGGGGCCGCCGCGCTTTTGATCGCTCTGCGCGAGGCTGGCGTGCCAGTTCACCCCCTCTGCTCCGCAGCTTTGCGAGTCTCGCGGTACGAGCTGTCTCAATCCCCCTCAAAACGCCTGATGTGCAATGAGAAGTTGGTCGAAGTGGGGTCTCTGCCGTCCAGAACGAGGGCGAGCTTCGCCCGCCACCCCTCTCCCCGACCCTCTGCAAGCAGCTCTGCGAGTCCCCCACAAGGAGGGAGGGAGCAAAGGCGCCACAGCTTGAGCTTCTTCAAAACGGGCACAGTGGACGCCGCACAGGACCGTGCCGGTAGCACTCGCACCGCCTTCCCCACGTCGGCTCGTGCAGCGAGACGGTGGCAGGGACGGGATCGCACCAAGATCCAACATTCCGTTTGAGGATCACGCCACACCAGCGCCGCCTGTGTGTCCTTGCCGAGCGCAGCGCTTCGCTCCCTTTCCCCCTCTGGGGGTAGGGGCTGGGGGTGGGGGAGAACCGAGTCAAGCTGCCCAACCCAAGCCGACTTAAACCGCCCCCCGACCGTGACCCCTCTCCCCACGCCTTTTTCCCCTCCACCTCTACACTGAAAGGCGTGCTCCCCGCCCGCTCCCCCTACGCCCGTCTGGAGGGGTTCTTGCGCGACATCCTGGGCGGCGGCGCGGCCCTGCTCCACGAGGACCCCCCGGCCCCCGCCCGGACCGTGCGCGCGGCGGACCTGGGCTGGTCGGAGGCGGTCACGCGCGGCTTCGGCTTCGCGGAGGTCTTCAGCCACCAGGCGGACACCTACCGGCTGATGCGCGGCGGCCAGCACGTCATCGTGACCACGCCGACGGCGAGCGGCAAGACCGGCGCCTTTTTCCCGGCGGTGTTCGAGCGGCTGGAACGCGATCCCCAGGCCACGGCCCTCTTCGTCTATCCCCTCGTCGCCCTGGGTCAGGACCAGCGCGACAAGCTGGCCGCCTTCCGGGAGCGCGGCGGCTTCGGCTGGGAGATCGGCGCGTTTCAGGGGTCCGCCCAGCCTGGCGACGTGTTCCGGGACGAGGTGCGCATGGTCACGGCGACCCCCGACAAGCTGCACTGGTCGCTGACGCAGCCGAGGGTGCGCGACTTTCTGCGCCGGCTGTCCTTTATCGTGCTGGACGAGGCCCACACCTACCGGGGGGGGTTCGGCAGCGAGGTCGCCGGGATGCTGCGCCGCCTGCTGGAGCTGGTGCGGGCGCTGGGGGCCGCGCCGCAGGTCGTCCTCTCGACCGCCACCATCGGCAACCCCGCCGAGTTCGCCCGCGAGCTGGTCGGCGTGGACGCGGTGGAGGTCAGCGAGTCGGGGGCGGCCCGCCACGGCAAGCGCTATTACCTCGCGGACCACCGGGGACAGCCCCGGCGTTTCTGGGACGCGGTGGTGAGCGCCAGCATCCAGCGGGACCTCAAGGTGCTGGCGTTTTTCCGGGGGCGCTCGCGGGCGGCGCGGCTGTCCTCGACCTACCGGGCGCAGCCGCTCTACGCCCGCCACACCCACCTCTACATGGCCGGAACCTCGGACCGCGAAGGCCGCCTGACCGAGTTCCGCCGGGCGAGAAGTGGGGTGATGTTCGCCACCAACGCGCTGGAGGCCGGGGTGGACATCGGGGATCTGGAGGTCGTCATCATCGACGGCTACCCGGGGTCGCGCATGGCCTTCCGGCAGATGGCGGGCCGCGCCGGGCGGGTGGCGCCGGGGCTGGTGCTGTACCTCCCCGCGCTGAACGAACAGGGCGTGCCGCAACCCGTGGACGCCTTTTATTCCAACGCCGGGAATTTCCGCGAACTGGTCACCGGCCCCATCGAGAAGGCGGTTGTGGAGGCGGAAAATCCTTACCTCTCGCCCCGCCACCGCGCCCGCGCCAACGAGGAGTTCAAGGCGGCGGGCCTTCCGGCCGGGGTGTCGTCCGGCCCCAAGTACTGGAACCTGCGCGGCGAGGGGAGCGCCAAGTTCGCGGTGATCGAGGAGACGGACTGGGCCTTGAAGGGGCCGCGCGCCTTCGATGCCCCGCTGGAGTCGCCCAGCCAGCACTACGCCCTGACCGAAAAGCACGAGGGGGCGGTCTTTACCCTCGACGGTCAGGGCTACAAGGTGACGCGCTGGGAAAAGCACCCGGCGGGCACCGCGATCCTGGTCGAGCGCTTCGACGCCGCCAACCTCTTCACGCGCGGCCTGTACGCGATCGAGGTCAGCCCGCTGAAGATGGGCGAGTGGGTGCGCCGGGGGCCGCTGGCCTACCGCCACGGCGAGGTCGTGATCCGGCGCCGCTACA
The window above is part of the Deinococcus budaensis genome. Proteins encoded here:
- a CDS encoding DEAD/DEAH box helicase codes for the protein MLPARSPYARLEGFLRDILGGGAALLHEDPPAPARTVRAADLGWSEAVTRGFGFAEVFSHQADTYRLMRGGQHVIVTTPTASGKTGAFFPAVFERLERDPQATALFVYPLVALGQDQRDKLAAFRERGGFGWEIGAFQGSAQPGDVFRDEVRMVTATPDKLHWSLTQPRVRDFLRRLSFIVLDEAHTYRGGFGSEVAGMLRRLLELVRALGAAPQVVLSTATIGNPAEFARELVGVDAVEVSESGAARHGKRYYLADHRGQPRRFWDAVVSASIQRDLKVLAFFRGRSRAARLSSTYRAQPLYARHTHLYMAGTSDREGRLTEFRRARSGVMFATNALEAGVDIGDLEVVIIDGYPGSRMAFRQMAGRAGRVAPGLVLYLPALNEQGVPQPVDAFYSNAGNFRELVTGPIEKAVVEAENPYLSPRHRARANEEFKAAGLPAGVSSGPKYWNLRGEGSAKFAVIEETDWALKGPRAFDAPLESPSQHYALTEKHEGAVFTLDGQGYKVTRWEKHPAGTAILVERFDAANLFTRGLYAIEVSPLKMGEWVRRGPLAYRHGEVVIRRRYTGYQMMRQVFERVCTGCDREPGPTERVCRSCGGRIQDRMQDHKLSEHLYDEALELPPFRTSALEIGVDARATEQPTAVAHTLKHLLQKLTPERVACDENDLAGAFREGRDNYFFLYDDWLGGLGVSRRAFESLESLLPRALDLTAKTCCKEPHGCYECIAVSRCYAPFLASGERRPTDKHATRAFLEALLGVQPAPGAESGLTPLPNLPELPPAWPLQARELLDLHGLSLPEVSARLGIPSRELQRAAGATPPLRLRHTKFGEGIFLQGVHRPGGYQVMVQFPGGVKQVLPLSLTVVRPGEEGRAANEEALTKGALAEEVEVLARPSGS